In Bacillota bacterium, one DNA window encodes the following:
- a CDS encoding glycoside hydrolase family 116 protein, with the protein MSTLRNGYFTVQQQKHTLNDLRCDPTGKGRRSQSFCLNLIPEDWEITPRTLVRQTETSVTLDPLQVYHSEQIALESGGEVSFPERLEAGHTLAQTFRIAAGQQFTTVSVHLPTWHTTDSGCVLSLYRGGTLLASRRLQNVPDNSWQSLSLDEPLGEGEYTVQISEPEGSIGWWSSQRDVWAGGSALVDGQPVERDRALRVDCRRFVGEGRLTYRLQRDTLLVEAELRSQAAPSGALRWTWITTWTKSGYDCTSAAGVVFSRFFTDNQRYMPVQQLKRRDHAELSFDGARWIEMEGTRDADLRIEGDGLHLHWEMEEKRMHLRLHVPYRRQGDRWISHWSVRVLPRTDSVPDTFPRFVCPQRRLEQDLNRFWWERAFTYPAPAGPAAWFEWMATMRCWYDGDQRRGEMEQLRTYPITREGYVHTWGAMEGWPFPPSPPYDTRHFDTNARFILACWRFYLWTGDAEFLKSQADRLRRAMAYQLETLRGHEGLIITASKDVNGRHKGVGNNYWDILPFGHLDAYANAVYYASLEAMQGIDAVLRRQPLTDYRVLRQKVHRRYDEVFWDEKAGRYIGCVDIDGARHDYGFTFVNLEALYYGLGDAQKARRIYRWMETEPTSTGRPDTYSKWIFAPRANTIHNPMWGENAPPEERNSPLPPWWHFGWHGTPYGDQCQDGGAILYTSYFDLMVRLRYFGIENAWKRFGEILSRYRMPDRLCGGPPLFRGEVPQQENPGQVGVDLPFPESGLVPCFLLYGVLGVEATLEGLRIQPKLPAALPAFGVDGLHYRGNRLRVTATPREVIVEGNWQGRRMRKRLPPGGGII; encoded by the coding sequence GCAACAGAAGCACACCCTGAACGACCTGCGCTGTGACCCTACCGGCAAGGGGCGTCGCAGCCAGTCTTTCTGCCTGAACCTCATTCCGGAAGATTGGGAAATCACTCCCCGTACCCTTGTGCGGCAAACGGAGACCAGCGTTACCCTGGATCCCCTGCAGGTGTATCACTCTGAGCAGATTGCACTCGAAAGCGGCGGAGAGGTTTCCTTTCCCGAGCGGCTGGAGGCAGGGCACACCCTGGCACAAACCTTCCGTATCGCCGCCGGGCAGCAGTTCACCACCGTCTCTGTACACCTGCCCACCTGGCACACGACGGATTCGGGGTGCGTGTTAAGCCTCTACCGCGGGGGGACGTTGCTTGCCTCGCGGCGACTTCAGAACGTGCCGGATAACTCGTGGCAGTCCCTCTCGCTGGACGAACCGCTGGGCGAGGGGGAGTATACCGTGCAGATTTCGGAGCCAGAAGGTTCCATCGGCTGGTGGAGCAGTCAGCGCGACGTGTGGGCCGGCGGCAGCGCTCTGGTAGATGGGCAACCGGTAGAGCGCGACAGGGCATTGCGCGTGGATTGCCGGCGGTTTGTGGGCGAAGGACGTTTGACCTACCGCCTGCAGCGGGATACACTGCTGGTGGAAGCGGAGCTGCGTTCGCAGGCAGCTCCCTCGGGTGCACTGCGCTGGACGTGGATCACGACATGGACGAAATCGGGCTATGATTGCACCTCCGCCGCGGGGGTGGTGTTCAGCCGCTTCTTCACCGACAATCAGCGCTACATGCCTGTGCAGCAGTTGAAACGGCGTGACCATGCCGAGCTCTCGTTCGACGGGGCGCGCTGGATAGAGATGGAAGGCACACGTGACGCCGATTTGCGCATAGAAGGCGATGGGTTGCACCTGCACTGGGAGATGGAGGAGAAGCGAATGCACCTGCGCCTGCATGTGCCCTACCGGCGACAGGGCGACCGCTGGATAAGCCACTGGAGCGTACGCGTATTGCCACGAACCGATTCCGTGCCCGATACCTTTCCCCGCTTCGTTTGCCCGCAGCGCAGGCTGGAGCAAGACTTGAACCGCTTCTGGTGGGAGCGCGCCTTCACCTATCCTGCTCCCGCCGGACCTGCCGCGTGGTTCGAGTGGATGGCAACCATGCGCTGCTGGTATGACGGCGATCAGCGACGCGGCGAGATGGAGCAACTGCGTACCTATCCGATAACCCGCGAGGGCTACGTGCACACCTGGGGCGCAATGGAGGGCTGGCCGTTCCCGCCCTCGCCGCCCTACGACACCCGCCACTTCGACACGAATGCTCGCTTTATTCTCGCCTGCTGGAGGTTCTACCTGTGGACGGGGGACGCGGAGTTCCTGAAGAGTCAGGCAGACCGGCTGCGCCGCGCGATGGCTTACCAGCTGGAGACGTTGAGGGGCCACGAGGGGCTTATCATCACCGCCAGCAAGGACGTCAACGGAAGACATAAGGGCGTGGGCAATAACTACTGGGACATCCTGCCTTTCGGACACCTGGACGCCTACGCCAACGCGGTGTACTACGCCAGCCTTGAAGCCATGCAGGGCATCGATGCGGTGTTGCGCCGGCAACCGTTAACCGACTATCGCGTTCTCCGCCAGAAGGTGCACCGCCGCTACGATGAGGTCTTCTGGGACGAGAAGGCAGGACGCTACATCGGCTGCGTGGATATCGACGGCGCGCGACATGATTACGGCTTCACGTTCGTCAATTTGGAAGCGCTGTATTACGGCCTGGGCGATGCGCAGAAGGCGAGGCGTATCTACCGTTGGATGGAGACGGAGCCAACCTCCACCGGCAGACCGGATACTTACAGCAAGTGGATTTTCGCTCCACGAGCCAACACCATCCACAACCCCATGTGGGGCGAGAATGCGCCTCCCGAAGAGCGTAACAGCCCGCTGCCTCCGTGGTGGCATTTCGGGTGGCATGGCACCCCCTACGGCGACCAGTGTCAGGACGGCGGGGCAATCCTGTATACCTCCTACTTCGACCTGATGGTGCGCCTGCGCTACTTCGGCATCGAAAACGCCTGGAAACGGTTCGGAGAGATACTCTCGCGCTACCGGATGCCCGACCGTTTGTGCGGAGGACCGCCCCTCTTTCGGGGTGAGGTCCCGCAACAGGAAAACCCGGGACAGGTGGGGGTGGACTTGCCCTTCCCCGAGAGTGGGCTGGTTCCCTGTTTCCTGCTGTATGGCGTGCTGGGTGTTGAGGCGACTCTGGAGGGCTTGCGCATCCAGCCGAAACTGCCTGCCGCGTTGCCAGCCTTTGGGGTCGATGGACTGCACTATCGGGGTAACCGCCTGCGCGTTACCGCCACCCCGCGCGAAGTCATCGTCGAAGGCAACTGGCAGGGTAGAAGGATGCGTAAGAGATTGCCCCCGGGAGGTGGTATCATATAG
- a CDS encoding class I SAM-dependent RNA methyltransferase: MMHHDFFATCTTGLEFITAQELTALGTEVTDTSKSRVFFRAQWELIYRLHLYARTVNRFFALLAKAQVRNLQEIEELAWQVPYERWFENQYAFAIRSERDGTHDFTSMDIARVVGQVVCDRFIARTGARPPVNLDNPDVEIFSTLVDDQYLLGLNLTGSSLHRRPWRQSLAHMTALRPTLAAAVVMASGWDERPLVDPLCGTGTLLIEGALWRRDISPSRGREEWAFRNLVLHDEGRWRAELEASASVGGTSPPLRGSDWNARYIEIARQNAQGAGVTDIQFAVANALNLPPPDQPVVLVTNPPYGVRMGKPSELVHLYRKLWHKWSAEYAGSRIVVISGNPAFEQLAPIEPVAAYDFLQAELPCRLLIWDLP, from the coding sequence ATGATGCATCACGACTTCTTCGCCACCTGCACGACTGGACTGGAGTTTATCACTGCACAGGAGCTGACCGCTCTGGGCACGGAGGTGACGGACACCAGCAAATCGCGTGTCTTCTTCCGCGCCCAATGGGAACTTATCTATCGCCTGCATCTCTACGCCCGCACCGTCAACCGCTTCTTTGCGCTGCTGGCAAAGGCACAGGTGCGCAATCTGCAGGAGATCGAGGAGCTCGCCTGGCAGGTTCCTTACGAGCGGTGGTTCGAGAACCAGTACGCCTTCGCCATCCGCTCCGAACGCGACGGCACGCACGACTTCACCAGCATGGACATCGCCCGCGTGGTGGGGCAGGTGGTGTGCGACCGCTTTATCGCACGCACAGGCGCACGCCCGCCCGTCAACCTGGACAACCCCGATGTGGAGATATTCTCCACACTGGTGGACGACCAGTATCTGCTGGGCTTGAACCTGACCGGCTCCAGTCTGCACCGGCGTCCCTGGCGGCAGAGCCTGGCGCACATGACCGCACTGCGCCCGACGCTGGCGGCGGCGGTGGTGATGGCTTCCGGCTGGGACGAGCGTCCGCTGGTAGACCCCCTGTGCGGCACAGGTACGCTGTTGATCGAGGGGGCGTTATGGCGGCGGGACATCAGCCCTTCGCGCGGGCGCGAGGAGTGGGCGTTCCGAAACCTTGTCCTGCATGACGAAGGTCGCTGGCGGGCGGAACTGGAGGCGAGTGCGTCTGTTGGGGGAACGTCGCCCCCCTTACGCGGCAGCGACTGGAACGCCCGATATATCGAGATTGCCCGGCAGAACGCGCAGGGAGCGGGGGTTACGGATATCCAGTTTGCGGTTGCCAACGCGCTGAACCTGCCTCCGCCCGATCAGCCGGTAGTGCTGGTGACCAACCCCCCTTACGGCGTTCGCATGGGCAAGCCGTCGGAGCTGGTACACCTGTATCGCAAGCTTTGGCACAAGTGGAGCGCAGAATATGCCGGTAGTCGTATCGTGGTCATCAGCGGCAACCCCGCCTTCGAGCAGCTCGCGCCGATAGAGCCAGTGGCTGCGTATGACTTCCTTCAGGCGGAGCTGCCCTGCCGATTGCTGATATGGGATTTGCCATAA
- a CDS encoding DUF4139 domain-containing protein — translation MEAQNLVTSTAKDMKGVSLTIYNQNFAVVRENRQISLREGVNFVRYEDVAAQIDPTSISFKSLTAPNAVAVREQNYQYDLLNPISILNKSVGKTVRFKQVHPDGKVEILEGTLLNPPTAIVGQTDAGGGGTVYQGLVIRLKDGRIVLNPTGQIELTELPEGLVSRPSLLWKLDVDRAGTHNTQVSYLANGITWKADYVAVVNKDETMVDLTGWVTIDNRSGATYSDAQLQLLAGDVRRVQEAPGMGVVPMDAMAMKRAAAPQFEEEAFFEYHLYTLQGTTTVRDNETKQMTLLTASDVKVTRKLVLDAGRRWWIQGIRGPGMGSDTQNVKLNIVVELRNTKENNMGMPLPKGKVRLYKADDRGNLQFLGEDLIDHTPKDELVRLYIGDAFDVVGERKRTDYKQISDRVIEETYEITVRNHKETDADVWIVEHFWGEWQILNNSHPYNKLDARTIEFPVKVERNGAVKVTYTVRTRW, via the coding sequence ATGGAAGCACAGAACCTGGTTACCTCGACCGCGAAGGACATGAAGGGCGTTTCGCTCACCATCTACAACCAGAACTTCGCGGTGGTGCGCGAGAACCGGCAGATAAGCCTCAGAGAGGGCGTGAACTTTGTGCGCTATGAGGACGTGGCAGCGCAAATAGACCCGACCTCCATCAGCTTCAAGTCGCTGACCGCCCCCAACGCGGTTGCCGTGCGCGAGCAGAACTACCAGTACGACCTGCTGAACCCTATTTCCATCCTCAACAAATCCGTGGGCAAGACGGTTCGATTCAAGCAGGTACACCCCGACGGCAAGGTGGAGATACTGGAGGGTACGTTGCTGAATCCGCCCACTGCCATTGTGGGGCAGACCGATGCAGGCGGCGGCGGAACGGTGTATCAGGGACTGGTGATACGGCTGAAGGACGGGCGTATCGTGCTGAACCCCACCGGTCAAATCGAGTTGACCGAGCTTCCCGAGGGACTGGTGTCGCGTCCGTCGCTACTGTGGAAGCTGGATGTGGACCGAGCTGGCACACACAATACACAGGTCTCGTATCTCGCCAACGGCATCACGTGGAAAGCGGACTATGTGGCAGTCGTCAACAAAGACGAAACGATGGTTGACCTCACGGGCTGGGTGACCATTGACAACCGCAGCGGTGCGACCTACTCCGATGCGCAACTGCAGTTGCTGGCTGGAGATGTGCGCCGGGTGCAGGAAGCGCCCGGAATGGGTGTCGTGCCGATGGACGCGATGGCGATGAAGCGTGCAGCTGCGCCGCAGTTCGAAGAGGAGGCGTTCTTCGAATACCACCTTTACACCCTTCAGGGCACCACCACGGTACGGGACAACGAGACCAAGCAGATGACCCTGTTGACCGCCTCCGATGTGAAGGTCACGCGCAAGCTGGTGCTGGACGCGGGCAGGCGGTGGTGGATACAGGGCATCCGAGGTCCGGGCATGGGCAGTGATACCCAGAACGTGAAACTGAACATCGTGGTGGAGCTGCGCAACACAAAGGAGAACAATATGGGCATGCCGCTGCCCAAAGGCAAGGTGCGTCTGTACAAAGCGGACGACCGTGGCAACCTGCAGTTTCTGGGAGAGGACCTGATCGACCACACGCCCAAAGACGAACTGGTACGCCTGTACATCGGGGATGCGTTCGATGTGGTCGGCGAGCGCAAACGCACCGATTACAAACAGATTTCCGACCGAGTGATTGAAGAGACCTATGAAATCACCGTGCGCAACCACAAAGAGACCGATGCGGACGTGTGGATTGTGGAACACTTCTGGGGCGAGTGGCAGATTCTCAACAACAGCCACCCGTATAACAAGCTGGATGCCCGTACCATAGAGTTTCCGGTGAAAGTCGAGCGCAACGGCGCGGTGAAGGTGACCTACACCGTGCGCACGAGGTGGTAA
- a CDS encoding family 43 glycosylhydrolase: protein MLARLRTPYKYPRLVLEPSFRAGQFDSHGVDVPFVFRYGSRFAMSFVGFDGIGYRTGLAFSDDLIHWQKQGIWIDRGAPGSVTEFNVALTWILRDNNLFGAGRLRRMKGQYVGTYHAYPKPGYEAGPAAIGICHSRDLKTWQLEPPCLYAHEGAEWERAGLYKSCLLEHRGTYYLFYNAKDRESGWKEQIGVATSPDLKRWTRYEGNPILRVGKRGAWDDIFASDPCVLQVDKDLWAMFYYGLSSDGHARDGVAFSRDLLHWEKAPEVLIDVGKEGSIDSRFAHKPSLFWHNGCLYHFYCAVSPLAEGRAGDVEVGERRGIAVATSKLLW, encoded by the coding sequence ATACTCGCCCGACTGCGCACGCCGTATAAGTATCCCAGGCTGGTGCTGGAGCCTTCGTTTCGCGCGGGCCAGTTCGACAGCCACGGGGTCGATGTGCCGTTCGTCTTTCGGTATGGCAGCCGCTTTGCCATGAGCTTTGTGGGCTTCGACGGCATCGGCTACCGCACGGGGCTGGCGTTCTCGGACGACCTGATTCACTGGCAGAAGCAGGGCATCTGGATCGACCGCGGCGCGCCCGGTTCGGTGACGGAGTTCAACGTCGCACTCACATGGATTCTGCGCGACAACAACCTGTTCGGTGCGGGTCGGTTGCGTCGGATGAAAGGGCAGTATGTGGGCACGTACCACGCCTACCCCAAACCCGGTTACGAGGCGGGTCCCGCCGCCATCGGCATCTGCCACAGTCGCGACCTGAAAACGTGGCAGTTGGAACCGCCCTGCCTGTACGCACACGAGGGAGCCGAATGGGAGCGTGCGGGGCTGTATAAATCGTGCCTGCTGGAGCATCGCGGAACCTACTACCTGTTCTACAACGCCAAAGACCGCGAGAGCGGCTGGAAAGAGCAGATTGGCGTGGCGACATCGCCTGACCTGAAAAGATGGACACGCTATGAGGGCAATCCCATCCTGCGCGTGGGCAAGCGCGGCGCGTGGGACGACATCTTCGCCAGCGACCCCTGTGTGCTGCAGGTCGACAAGGACCTCTGGGCGATGTTCTACTACGGGCTGAGCAGTGACGGGCACGCGCGCGATGGCGTCGCCTTCAGCCGCGACCTCCTGCACTGGGAGAAGGCGCCAGAGGTGCTTATCGATGTGGGCAAAGAGGGGAGCATCGACTCCCGCTTCGCCCACAAGCCCAGCCTCTTCTGGCACAATGGTTGCCTGTATCACTTTTACTGCGCGGTATCGCCGCTGGCGGAGGGCAGGGCGGGAGACGTCGAAGTCGGCGAGCGCAGAGGCATCGCAGTAGCGACATCCAAACTGCTCTGGTAG
- a CDS encoding SIS domain-containing protein — translation MIKAYFDAVRQQLDEVERTQMGNLQRAAQAMADAIANDRLIYVFGATHAGILAQELFYRAGGLACISPILPPGLTCDVRPITMTSHLERHSGYAQIFMNEIPIEAGDVLIVHSVSGRNAVAVEVAQYGRDKGATVIALTSLTYSKSVTPRAGTKRLFEVADIVLDNCGVIGDAVAEIPGMRQKVSPTSTVIGAAMLNALVAQTVALLQERGIEPPVFLSANLDGGDVHNARLLQRYRGRVTYL, via the coding sequence ATGATTAAAGCCTATTTTGACGCCGTACGACAGCAGCTGGACGAAGTGGAGCGCACGCAGATGGGAAACCTGCAGCGTGCCGCACAGGCGATGGCGGATGCCATTGCCAATGACCGTCTCATCTACGTCTTCGGCGCGACACACGCGGGCATTCTGGCGCAGGAGCTGTTCTACCGCGCAGGCGGTCTGGCGTGCATCTCCCCTATCCTGCCGCCTGGGTTGACCTGCGATGTGCGCCCTATCACCATGACCTCCCATCTGGAGCGGCATTCGGGTTATGCGCAGATTTTCATGAACGAGATACCGATTGAGGCAGGCGACGTGCTGATAGTGCATTCGGTGTCCGGACGCAACGCGGTGGCAGTGGAGGTGGCACAGTACGGACGCGACAAAGGGGCGACGGTGATTGCCCTGACATCGCTGACCTATTCGAAGTCGGTGACGCCACGCGCGGGCACGAAACGGCTGTTTGAGGTGGCGGACATCGTGCTGGACAACTGCGGCGTGATTGGCGATGCGGTGGCGGAAATCCCCGGAATGAGGCAGAAGGTGTCTCCCACTTCCACGGTTATCGGCGCGGCGATGCTGAACGCGCTGGTGGCGCAGACGGTCGCCCTGCTGCAAGAGCGCGGCATCGAGCCGCCCGTCTTCCTGAGCGCGAACCTGGACGGCGGCGATGTGCATAATGCCAGACTGCTGCAGCGATACCGAGGGAGGGTGACTTACCTGTGA
- a CDS encoding sugar isomerase domain-containing protein: MNDLVHRAFEAYQQLIADIARSQGEAIRRAAKLCADCLSRQGVIHIYDTGHLVSRELINRVGGLAAMSPLNFSLSVENPNQFRQAQGETGKGGFETDALIVSAALKRSHAKAGDVLIIGTVSGKQTIPVELAIQAKDHGLTTIGITSLRYSSQLQSVHPSGKRLFEVVDLVIDNGADYGDAMLEVEGLDRKICPASGIGAAMVMWAMVAGIVEEMLKRGLQPTVFKSINLPDGPEIYKQTLDDYIRKGY, translated from the coding sequence ATGAACGACCTGGTTCACCGAGCATTTGAGGCATACCAGCAGCTGATTGCGGACATCGCCCGTTCGCAAGGAGAGGCAATCCGTCGCGCGGCGAAACTGTGTGCCGACTGTCTATCCCGGCAGGGCGTGATTCACATCTACGACACCGGGCATCTGGTCTCGCGCGAGCTCATCAACCGCGTGGGCGGACTGGCGGCGATGTCCCCGCTGAACTTCAGCCTGTCCGTAGAGAACCCGAACCAGTTTCGTCAGGCGCAGGGCGAGACGGGCAAAGGCGGCTTTGAAACCGACGCGCTGATTGTTTCCGCCGCGCTGAAGCGCAGCCACGCGAAGGCGGGCGACGTGCTGATTATCGGCACGGTGTCGGGCAAGCAGACAATACCCGTGGAGCTGGCGATACAGGCGAAGGACCACGGATTAACCACCATCGGCATCACGTCGCTGCGCTACTCCTCGCAGCTGCAGTCGGTGCATCCGTCGGGCAAGCGGCTGTTCGAGGTGGTAGACCTGGTGATCGACAACGGCGCGGACTACGGCGACGCCATGCTGGAGGTGGAGGGGCTGGACCGCAAAATCTGCCCCGCTTCGGGCATCGGCGCGGCGATGGTGATGTGGGCGATGGTGGCGGGCATCGTGGAAGAGATGCTGAAGCGCGGTCTACAGCCCACCGTGTTCAAGAGCATCAACCTGCCCGACGGACCTGAAATCTACAAACAGACGTTGGACGACTACATCCGCAAGGGGTACTGA
- a CDS encoding NAD(P)-dependent oxidoreductase, with amino-acid sequence MRVGVIGLGIMGGAIAERLLATGHEVFVYNRTREKAEPLLAQGAQWADTPATAAAHSEVVISIVTDPAAVEQITFGECGVLSALPSDSVHCDMSTVSVAWTRHMAQTYRQAGRRFVQAPVLGGRKQILEGTLLVFGGGAQENVARCEPAWRAFSDKIWHFPTAEQATTTKLACNMLIAHMMVGLGQSLLFAAKGGVSPAMLIDILSKSNLGAPMYSTKGKALLERNFRANFFVRHLLKDLTLAEEAARETNTPLPMNALTRELFVAAMQQGYADEDYSAVVKVLESLAGIEIKEETP; translated from the coding sequence ATGCGAGTTGGAGTGATTGGACTGGGCATCATGGGTGGGGCGATTGCCGAGCGGCTACTCGCCACCGGACATGAGGTGTTCGTATACAACCGCACCCGCGAGAAGGCGGAACCGTTGCTGGCGCAGGGAGCGCAATGGGCGGATACCCCAGCCACCGCGGCTGCGCACAGCGAGGTGGTGATTTCCATTGTCACCGACCCCGCCGCGGTAGAGCAGATTACCTTCGGGGAGTGCGGGGTGCTGAGTGCGCTGCCGTCAGATAGCGTGCATTGCGATATGAGCACGGTGTCGGTCGCATGGACGCGCCACATGGCACAGACCTATCGCCAGGCGGGCAGGCGGTTCGTGCAGGCGCCGGTGCTCGGCGGCAGGAAGCAGATACTGGAAGGCACCCTTCTGGTGTTTGGAGGTGGCGCACAGGAGAACGTCGCACGCTGTGAACCAGCATGGCGTGCCTTCTCGGACAAAATCTGGCACTTCCCGACCGCCGAGCAAGCTACCACCACCAAGCTGGCGTGCAACATGCTGATTGCGCACATGATGGTAGGGCTGGGGCAGTCGTTGCTATTCGCGGCAAAGGGAGGCGTGTCTCCTGCGATGCTGATTGACATCCTGTCCAAATCCAATCTCGGCGCGCCGATGTATTCCACCAAAGGCAAAGCTTTGCTAGAGCGCAACTTCCGCGCCAACTTCTTCGTGCGCCATCTGCTGAAAGACCTGACGCTGGCGGAAGAGGCGGCGCGGGAGACCAACACCCCGCTGCCCATGAACGCCCTTACCCGCGAGCTGTTTGTCGCCGCCATGCAACAGGGCTACGCGGACGAAGACTACTCGGCGGTGGTGAAGGTGCTGGAGAGTCTGGCGGGAATCGAAATCAAGGAGGAAACACCATGA
- a CDS encoding phosphodiester glycosidase family protein, translating into MNQVVTRLTARWLALYLFLLILSPLQAQTAVKLLGRGVVLKQYVQPFYNSPQIVNVLEVDLRNPAVRVEAEVGTGKVYRPEPYQGREIVSETVQRLGALAGVNADFFPWTGDPLNLHIQGGELVSEPGSDRSVFGLTGDGVVLFGAPRWNGQMTPENGEPIPLNGLNRAIQANECLLVMPRWGDAYPVPNGAVVRVLREVDGVPVLGKQIRARLGEMVQATSPVPVPPDGALLVATGSVAERVKGLPDGTMLTFHFGIAATDNIVALVPQKARQTTRLASRGGFERQNGVDYWAQATMAVGGGPWLVRNGEILIDAPQQGFQTGFSDRRHPRTAVGVTAQGKLLLVTVDGRQPMSGGMTLYELAQLMKQLGATDAINLDGGGSTTLAVRGGLVLNSPSEGKQRPVANAVVVYAPRPTAAEVEMQLEPTSATLRSGESVQFTVRPQAQAARFNPYHLLYGTTGGIGFVDQNGRFTAFKAGKGTVSVLLPDDRLLQAEVTVLPGDPARIVLVQPAQVPAGLERFDLVVRVTDQAGNPCAGVLVRLQAKGAVPEQDSATTDATGAARFTVAWDASVPASECLMTITAPEAKGVTPLQIKRPAQ; encoded by the coding sequence TTGAACCAAGTGGTTACACGTTTGACTGCTCGATGGCTTGCACTGTACCTGTTTCTGCTCATCCTGTCGCCGCTGCAGGCGCAGACGGCGGTCAAGCTGCTCGGCAGGGGCGTGGTGCTGAAGCAGTATGTGCAGCCTTTTTATAACAGCCCGCAAATCGTGAACGTGTTGGAAGTAGACCTGCGCAACCCAGCCGTGCGCGTGGAAGCCGAGGTGGGCACGGGGAAGGTGTATCGCCCTGAACCCTATCAGGGACGGGAGATTGTCAGCGAGACCGTGCAACGGCTGGGCGCGCTGGCAGGGGTGAACGCCGATTTCTTCCCCTGGACAGGCGACCCGCTGAACCTGCACATTCAGGGGGGCGAGCTGGTCAGCGAACCCGGCTCTGACCGTTCGGTCTTCGGCTTGACGGGGGACGGCGTGGTGCTATTTGGTGCGCCGCGCTGGAACGGGCAGATGACCCCAGAAAACGGTGAGCCGATACCCTTGAACGGGCTGAATCGCGCCATTCAGGCGAATGAGTGCCTGCTGGTAATGCCGCGCTGGGGCGATGCCTACCCCGTGCCCAACGGCGCGGTTGTTCGGGTCCTGCGCGAAGTGGACGGCGTGCCCGTACTGGGCAAACAGATCCGCGCCCGGCTCGGCGAGATGGTGCAGGCAACGTCGCCAGTGCCGGTACCCCCCGATGGAGCGTTGCTGGTGGCGACGGGCAGTGTGGCAGAGCGCGTCAAGGGATTGCCGGACGGAACCATGCTCACATTCCACTTTGGCATTGCGGCGACCGACAACATCGTCGCGCTGGTGCCGCAGAAAGCAAGACAGACTACTCGCCTGGCGTCGCGCGGCGGCTTTGAACGGCAAAATGGTGTGGACTACTGGGCGCAGGCAACGATGGCGGTGGGCGGCGGTCCGTGGCTGGTGCGCAATGGGGAGATACTCATCGACGCGCCGCAGCAGGGCTTTCAGACCGGTTTTTCGGACAGGCGCCACCCGCGCACGGCAGTGGGCGTCACCGCGCAGGGCAAACTGTTGCTGGTAACCGTAGACGGACGGCAGCCGATGTCGGGTGGCATGACCCTGTATGAGCTGGCACAGCTGATGAAGCAGCTGGGCGCAACGGATGCTATCAATCTGGACGGCGGCGGTTCCACAACGCTGGCGGTGCGCGGTGGACTGGTGCTGAACAGCCCTTCCGAAGGCAAACAGCGTCCTGTGGCGAATGCGGTGGTGGTCTACGCACCCCGCCCGACCGCAGCGGAGGTGGAGATGCAGCTGGAACCGACTTCTGCCACCCTGCGTTCTGGAGAGAGCGTGCAGTTTACCGTGCGCCCGCAGGCACAGGCGGCGCGGTTCAACCCCTATCATCTGCTTTACGGCACCACAGGGGGCATCGGCTTCGTCGACCAGAACGGGCGGTTCACCGCGTTCAAGGCAGGTAAAGGCACGGTCAGCGTGCTGTTGCCCGACGACCGCCTGTTGCAGGCGGAGGTCACAGTGCTGCCTGGCGACCCGGCGCGCATCGTGCTGGTGCAACCGGCTCAGGTGCCTGCTGGATTGGAGCGGTTTGACCTGGTCGTGCGTGTGACCGACCAGGCAGGCAACCCGTGTGCAGGGGTTTTGGTGCGACTGCAGGCAAAAGGTGCGGTGCCTGAGCAGGACAGCGCGACCACCGACGCGACCGGCGCAGCCCGGTTCACTGTGGCATGGGATGCCAGCGTACCTGCGAGCGAATGCCTGATGACCATCACCGCCCCAGAGGCGAAAGGCGTCACGCCATTGCAAATCAAAAGACCTGCGCAGTGA